Proteins co-encoded in one Papaver somniferum cultivar HN1 chromosome 5, ASM357369v1, whole genome shotgun sequence genomic window:
- the LOC113279054 gene encoding uncharacterized protein LOC113279054, with the protein MSDFNDFFDACGLIQAPKCGLEFSWCNGRAGNKRILCNLDKALFNLKWIDTFSGWNYHVAARGISDHGPLIGSDTFIGRALNTPFRFQQMWLTHPSFLQMVIDSWNEDITAEDKVMEETIKSDADPANISLLNNLVTARGNYEVAANNYNTFLRDKARLNWIKDDDVNSKFFHTSIKMRQAQNTISELENDSGNIITTQQGISEILIYYFKKKFEYQSVQINEYIFDGVPHLISEADNCVLEECPNEEEIKHVVFNLNADSAPGPDGFIGIFYRAAWEIIKDNVVDAIQFCWRYNIIPSGMNSNFLVLIPKIKGAKTAKIFRSIGLSNFCFKIITKMIIERLTRYLSNLISPQQYAFVKNRNIHEQILLASELVNEMSTIRRGGNVGLKLDISQAYDTMSWEFLYRALKKLDFQQNSVIGS; encoded by the exons ATGAGTGACTTTAATGATTTTTTTGATGCTTGTGGATTAATTCAAGCTCCTAAATGTGGCCTTGAGTTCTCCTGGTGTAATGGCAGAGCTGGGAACAAAAGAATTCTATGTAATTTGGATAAAGCACTTTTTAATTTGAAATGGATTGATACCTTTAGTGGTTGGAATTATCATGTAGCTGCAAGAGGGATTTCTGATCATGGTCCTCTTATTGGTTCTGACACTTTTATTGGAAGGGCTTTAAATACTCCTTTCAGGTTTCAACAAATGTGGCTTACTCATCCTTCCTTCTTACAAATGGTCATTGATTCTTGGAATGAAGATATTACTG CTGAAGACAAAGTTATGGAAGAAACTATAAAATCAGATGCTGATCCTGCCAATATTTCTTTATTGAATAATCTGGTTACTGCTAGAGGTAATTATGAAGTAGCTGCAAATAATTATAATACTTTTTTGAGGGATAAAGCCAGACTAAACTGGATTAAGGATGATGATGTAAATTCCAAGTTTTTTCATACTAGCATTAAAATGAGACAAGCTCAAAATACTATTTCTGAATTGGAGAATGATTCAGGAAACATTATTACTACTCAACAGGGCATTTCAGAGATTTTAATTTACTACTTCAAGAAGAAATTTGAGTACCAGTCAGTTCAaataaatgaatatatttttgatgGTGTGCCTCATCTTATTTCTGAAGCTGACAACTGTGTCCTAGAAGAATGTCCAAATGAAGAGGAGATTAAGCATGTTGTTTTTAATTTGAATGCTGATAGTGCACCTGGTCCTGATGGGTTCATTGGAATTTTTTATAGAGCAGCTTGGGAAATCATAAAAGACAACGTAGTGGATGCTATTCAATTCTGTTGGAGATACAACATAATACCAAGTGGTATGAACTCCAACTTTCTTGTCTTGATTCCTAAAATTAAAGGAGCTAAAACTGCAAAAATCTTTAGATCTATAGGTCTTAGTAATTTCTGCTTTAAAATTATCACTAAGATGATTATTGAGAGACTTACTAGATATCTGTCAAATCTTATTTCTCCGCAGCAATATGCTTTTGTCAAaaatagaaatattcatgagCAAATTTTGCTAGCTTCTGAACTAGTGAATGAGATGTCAACTATTAGAAGAGGGGGTAATGTTGGTCTTAAACTAGACATATCACAAGCTTATGACACTATGAGCTGGGAATTTCTATACAGAGCcttaaaaaaattggattttcaGCAAAATTCTGTAATTGGATCATAG